Genomic window (Mycoplasma leachii PG50):
TCTATATTTTCTTTTTTAATTGAATCAGACACTTCTGATATTCTTTGTTGGATTTGAGTTTGATGTACTGATGTAACAGAGTTTAAGGTTAATGGTCAAAAGCTATATTTATCACCAATCATTGATCTTTATAATGGTGAAATTGTCCATATTCAATTCAGACAAGTCCTAATTTAAACTTAACTAATTCTATGTTGAGAAAAGCACTTAGAAAAATTAAAAATACTAATGGTTTGATAGTTCATTCTGATCAAGGATTTCATTATCAACATATTAGCTGAGTTAAAACACTAGAAGAAAATAACATAACTCAAAGTATGTCTAGAAAAGGTAATTGTTTAGATAATGCTATAATAGAAAATTTTTTTGGTCTGTTAAAACAAGAAATTTATTATGGTGAAAAATACAATTCAATACAAGAATTAATTAGATCAATACACAAATATATTTATTGATTCAATAACATAAGAATAAAAGAAAAATTAAAAGGATTGTCTGCTGTACAATTCAGAAAACAATCCTGTTATGATATTGAAAATTTTTAGTCTGTGTTTATGGTAGCAGGGGGAATTTGCTAGTTTTAATTAAAAAAAATATGTATTTAATAGTTATTTATCATAATGTTCTAAACAGCACCTGTTTCAAAAATATATTGACATTATATATATATATATATATATATATAATGTGTCTTATAAAAAGATAAACAACCAATTGTAAAGGATATTATATGAAAAAATTATTAACAATATTAGGATCTGTTGGTTTAGTTGCAACAACTAGTGCTGCAGTAATTGCTTGTGGTGATAAAACTCCACAAAAAGCACCTGATACTAAGCCTAATGAACAACCTAGAAAAGAAGAAGATAAAGAAAAGTCTAAAAAAGATGAAGACGAAAAATCTATTGAGGATAAGAAAAAAGAAGAAGAAGCTTTTTCAAAAGTTGAAGGACAAAACATAGGTAATTTCTCACCAGACAGCAAAGGGTCTATTCCTCAAATAAATATCAAAAAGAAATTGGCTGAATTGTTAAATACTCACGAATCTAAACTAATAAATTTAGATGTAGATTATACAAAAAATACAGGAAAAGTAACTTTACCAGAATTTAATAATAAAACATTAAGTTTTTCATTTACTTCAATACTAGATTTAGGTGAATTTAATTTTAAAAACAAAGTTGTTTCTGTAGGAGAAATTAAAAAGAAAATTTCTGATTTATTAAAAATCGAATCACAATATATATATGAATTAGAAGTAGATTCAATTAAAAATTCAGGAACATTTAAATCATCTAAGCCATTTACTTTTAATGGTAAATTTGAATTTAAATTTACTATAAAAGAAGATGTAAAACCAGCAAAATAATAATAGAAAGTCCTATTATAAAAGTAGGTTAAAAGTTTCAATATTAAAAAAGGATTGCTTTATGAAATTTAGAAAACAATCCTTTTTTTAATTCTATTTTTAATTTTTTATTTATAAGTTTAGTTGTTTTACTTTTTTATTAATAACAAAATCTTGATTTTTAAAAATTTCTTATATCATAATGTATTATAAACTCAAAACAAATATTGTAAATGATTTTAGCTGTTATTATATGTTTACCCACCTTAAAAATATACTTGACATTATATATATATATATATATATATATAATGATTTTTGTTACATAAATATTTATGTATATAACTAAAAAAATGATTTTAAAGGAAATAATATGAAAAAATTACTAACATTATTAGGATCAGTTGGGTTAATTACAACAACTAGTGTTACTGCTATTGCATGTACTAAAAAAACACAAGAAATTAATTCTAATAAAAAAACTGGAAAAGAAATGATAAAGCCCGCTGAAAAGTCTAAAGAGGAAGAAGAAAAAACTAGAAGGGAAATCGAAAAAGAAGAAAAAGAAATGAGCAGCACATTTCCTAAACAAAATTTAGACTTAGGTGTTTTTCCAAAAAATGAAGATAAATATAATAGTGTTTCACAATCAGATATCAAAAAGAAATTGGCTAATGAGTTAGATATTAAAGAATATGAATTAACAGATTTAGAGGTTAATTATGATAATAATACAGGAACAGTTAAATCTCCAAAATTCTCTGGTACTATAAGCTTCAAATTCACAATAAAAGAACAAAATAAAAAATAATAATTCGTCAGTCTCTAACTCTTATTAAAAGATTTAGAGATTTTTTATTTACTTACCTTTACAATTACTAATTAATATTTCAATTTCTTTTGCTGTAGAACGTTTTTTTAAGCTTTTTTCTAATATTTAATATTTGTCTTTATTATATTAAAAACTTATTTTTTAAATATTTAATTTAGCTACATAATTTATGATTTTTTCTTCAAAAAAAGTAGTATTGTGTGGAGCTTTAGTTTGTGTTCTTATTCATAAAATAACTATATAATTTACAAATATTTTATTTAACAACAATTTATGTTGATCATAATCTTTATACAAATCTAAAAATACTTTTTCACACTCACTAGACATATTAGATGTTTCAATTAAATAAGCTAATTCAAAATGTTTATCTCCCATTGTTGCATATTCTCAATCAACAAAATAAATTTTATTTTCAGTTTGAATCATATTAAAAGGAAATAAATCATTATGTAAAGGAGTATTAAATTCCATATTATCTAAAATATCATCAATTAAACTAGCATATTTACTTATAACTTCAACACTAGTATTTAACTCACTCATTTTAGTTTTGTAATATTCAACTCTTTGTTTTAAATTATTATCTGGAAACTTTAAATTAGAACTATGTATTTGTTTAATTTGATTTGCTATTAAATTAATATTATTTAAATCAATTACAGGTTCAACTCCATCAATATATTCTCAAACTATTTCTTTTTGATTATCACTAATAAGTTTTGGAACAAAATCAAAGTTTTTTAAAAGCTCATAATTGATTTGATGATTAAAGTTATTATAGTTTTTAATCTGTAAAAAAGTGTTATTTATACGATAAGAAACATTAGTTCCACCTTTAGTTATTTTAATTTTCATTAGTATTCAATCTCTCAAATATTATTTATTAGATATTTTGCTTTATTTCTAATATTTTTATTATGTTCGTGTTTACAAATATAAGAGTTATCATAAAACATTTCAAACATAGAAAGATCATTATAATCATCACCAGCAACAATAATATCATCACTAGAAATGTTTAATTTTTCTTGTAAACCTTTAATCGCTTGACCTTTACTTACATTAAATGTATGAATTTCATTAAACAACTTATTATTAATACTATTAAAAGTGATGTTAACTTCTAATTTGTTTTTATTAATAAAGTTTTCAATTTGATCTCAAGTAGTTTGACTACATTCAATTTTTAAACATAATAAATCTTTATCGTATAAATAATCTAATGTTTTATTTAAATTTTCAAGACCAAAAAAGAATTTTTTTACATCAGTTGATCAATTTTTATGAAATAAAAATGATTCATTATCACTTGTAGCAAATACGATTACATCAATTTGATCAACTATAGTTTTTAAAAAATCTAATAACTGAATTTTAATATTTTTATCAATTGTTTTTTTATAAAAAACTTCACCTTGATTATCACAAATCAAAGCTCCAGTATTAACAATAAAATAGTCAGGTAATAAATTATATTCATCTAGTAAATGTTCTTTTAGTTGCTTATAAGGTCTACCTGTTGAAATAATTAACTTATTGTTTTTTTGAAATTCTTTGACAAAATCTAAATCTTTTTGATCAATTTTTAAACTATTTTTAACTTTTGAATTTCTTAAAGTATTATCAAAATCTGAAAATAAATATTTAGTCATATTTTTATACCTACAATATTATCATAATTTATTTATATTCTTTAAAATACAAAAAAAAGAGAGTTTCAACTCTCTTAAATTATTTTAAATTCATTTTTTCCATTTGACGCAAACGTCTTTGACGTTCTTGATTGCCAGCTTTTCTTTTCTTTTCATTATATAAATAAAAAGCATAAGTTTGAATAATTTGTAATACTGAAGAAAAAATTCAATAAATACATACTCCTGTTGCTACTGAAACAATAATGATAATAAACACAAACATCATTACAACTTGCATAATCAATTGTTTTTTTCTTGATTTTTTTTGTGCTTCAGTTAGAGTAATTGATTTTTGTTTTTTCATTTGTAGTAGTGTTGGTAATAACATTGAAATAGCTTGTAAAGGTAAGTAAATTGCAAGAATAATAATATAAATATAGTTTCCTGCTGTAATTTGTTGTCATGGTCCTTCGATTAAAGCAATTGGACCAACTGCTGCTATTTTCAAAGCTCTTGTTGATCTAACTATTGCATAAATTGCAAATAGGAAAGGAAGGGGAGC
Coding sequences:
- a CDS encoding lipoprotein, with amino-acid sequence MKKLLTILGSVGLVATTSAAVIACGDKTPQKAPDTKPNEQPRKEEDKEKSKKDEDEKSIEDKKKEEEAFSKVEGQNIGNFSPDSKGSIPQINIKKKLAELLNTHESKLINLDVDYTKNTGKVTLPEFNNKTLSFSFTSILDLGEFNFKNKVVSVGEIKKKISDLLKIESQYIYELEVDSIKNSGTFKSSKPFTFNGKFEFKFTIKEDVKPAK
- a CDS encoding lipoprotein: MKKLLTLLGSVGLITTTSVTAIACTKKTQEINSNKKTGKEMIKPAEKSKEEEEKTRREIEKEEKEMSSTFPKQNLDLGVFPKNEDKYNSVSQSDIKKKLANELDIKEYELTDLEVNYDNNTGTVKSPKFSGTISFKFTIKEQNKK
- a CDS encoding Cof-type HAD-IIB family hydrolase, with protein sequence MTKYLFSDFDNTLRNSKVKNSLKIDQKDLDFVKEFQKNNKLIISTGRPYKQLKEHLLDEYNLLPDYFIVNTGALICDNQGEVFYKKTIDKNIKIQLLDFLKTIVDQIDVIVFATSDNESFLFHKNWSTDVKKFFFGLENLNKTLDYLYDKDLLCLKIECSQTTWDQIENFINKNKLEVNITFNSINNKLFNEIHTFNVSKGQAIKGLQEKLNISSDDIIVAGDDYNDLSMFEMFYDNSYICKHEHNKNIRNKAKYLINNIWEIEY
- a CDS encoding phosphotransferase, which encodes MKIKITKGGTNVSYRINNTFLQIKNYNNFNHQINYELLKNFDFVPKLISDNQKEIVWEYIDGVEPVIDLNNINLIANQIKQIHSSNLKFPDNNLKQRVEYYKTKMSELNTSVEVISKYASLIDDILDNMEFNTPLHNDLFPFNMIQTENKIYFVDWEYATMGDKHFELAYLIETSNMSSECEKVFLDLYKDYDQHKLLLNKIFVNYIVILWIRTQTKAPHNTTFFEEKIINYVAKLNI